The genomic region TGGTCAACATCCTCAACCCGGACCGCATCATCCTCGGCGGCCTGCACCGCACCCTCCTCGACGCCGACCCCGACCGCCTCCGCGCCGTCGTCGCCGACCGCAGCCTGTGGGGCCAGAGCGGCGGCGTCCCGATCCTGGCATGCACCCTCGACCACAACAGCCTGGTCGGCGCCGCGGAACTGGCGTGGCAGCCGGTACTGGACGATCCACTCGGGGCGCTCACCTAGGCCAGCCGGGGCGCTCACCTGGGCCTCTCGGGGTGTTCCCCTGGGCCAGACTCCACAGCGCCGCCACCAGCGGCCGCCGCAGGTCGGCCCGCCTGACACACAGTCCGATCGCGAACGGCTCCGGCGCCGGATCGGCCGGCACCACCGCCAGCCGGTCCCGCACCGCGCTGTGCTCCAGCACCAGGCGGGGGACCACGCCCGTACCGCAGCCCAGCGCGACCAGCGTCAGCAGTCCCTCGTGGCCGTCGGGCTCACAGGCCACGTCCGGTGTGGTGCCGCGGGCGCGGAACCAGCGGTCGGCGGCATCGCGGACCAGGCCGCGGTGAGGGAGGACGAACGGCCCGCCGAGCCCGGGATCCGGCCGGTCCCGGGCCGTGACCAGGACCAGCTCGGTCACCGCGACCGTGCGGCTCACCAGCGGCTCCGGCAGTCTCGGCGGAATTCCCGCCACGGCCGCGTCGACCTCTCCCTCGTCCAGCCGGGCCAGGGCCGCCGCCGCGTCACCCGTCCGCAGATCGAGCCGGACCTGGGGATGCGTGGCACGAAAGGGCGCCAGCAGGTCCGGCAGCAACACCTGGCACGCCGTCACCGTGGCGAACACGGCCAGCCGGCCGGTGAGCAGCGCCGGGTCGGGATGTTCCTCGCGGTAGGAGCGCCACAACTCCAGGGCCCGGACGGCGTACTCGCGGAACCGGTGCCCCTCCGCCGTGAGCGACACCCCGCGCGGCCCCCGGTCGAACAGCCGGTGCCCGAGGTCCGCCTCCAGCCGCTGCACGGTCCGGGTCAGCGTCGCCGGGCTGACGTGACAGTCCAGGCTCGTCCGGCCGAAGTTGAGCGTCTGCGCGAGATGCAGGAACAGTCGCAACTCCCGGTGGTCGTCCCGCACGGCCTGCACCTTTCACTTGATGCAACAGGGCGCTGCACAAGTTGCGCTTGCCGCAACGCTCCGGCCGAGCCTACAACTCGACCATGACCTCGACGACCGCGTACACCTCACGCGTCTTCCCCCTCGACACCATGGACGTGCCCGGCGGCACCGAGACCGTCCTGCGGGGCGGGCGGCACCTCTTTCCGCTGCTCCCGCAGGCCTTCGCGGGCATCCGGCGCATCGGTGTCCTCGGCTGGGGGCCCCAGGGGCGGGCGCAGGCCCTCAATCTCCGCGACTCCCTCGCCGGCACGGACATCCGGGTGGCCGTCGGGCTCCGCCCCGGCTCGCACTCCCTCGCCGATGCCCGTGCCCACGGCTTCACCGAGGACGACGGCACGCTCGGCGACTGGCTCACGGTCGCCGGAGAGGGTGACCTGGTGATCCTGCTGATCGCCGACTCCGCGCTCGCGGCCCATCACCAGGAGATCTTCGCGGCCCTCCAGCCCGGCGCCGTCATCGGCCTCTCGCACGGCTTCCTGATGGGCCACCTGCGGGAATCGGGCGGCGGGTTCCCGCCGGGGCACGGGGTGATCGCTGTGTGCCCCAAGGGAATGGGCGACTCGGTGCGGCGGCTCTACGAGCAGGGCGCGCACGTCAACGGCGCCGGGATCAACAGCAGTTTCGCCGTGCACGCCGACCCCGACGGACGGGCCGTCGACCTGGCGCTCGGCTGGTCCGTGGCGCTCGGCTCGCCCTACACCTTCCGCACCACGCTCGACAGCGAGTACCGCTCGGACATCGTCGGCGAACGCGCCATCCTGCTCGGCGCCGTCCACGGCATGGTCGAGAGCCTTTACACCCGCTACCGCCTCGCCGGCGACGACGAGGTGACGGCATACGAACGGTCCTGTGAGAACGTCACCGGCCCGATCGCCCGCACCATCTCGCGGGCCGGACTGCGGGCCGTGCGCGAGGGCCTCGACCAGGCGGCGCGGGACGTCTTCGACCGGGCGTACACGGCCACCTACGCCCCCGCGCGCGAGATCGTCGCCGAGATCTACGACGAGGTCGCCGACGGCACCGAACTGCGCAGCGTCATCCTCGCCGAACGACGGCTCGGCGCACGCCCGATGAGCGGCATCGGGGGATCCCCGATGTGGGCGGTGAGTAACCGGGTGCGGGCCCGGCGCGACAGCCGCGACCTGCCCGTCGACCCGTTCACCGCCGGCGTGTTCGTCGCCACCATGACCGCCCAGATCGACGAGTTCGCCGAGCGCGGGCACCCCTGGTCGGAGATCGTCAACGAGTCCGTCATCGAGGCCGTCGACTCCCTGCTGCCCTACATGCACGCCCGGGACGTGGCGTACATGGTCGACAACTGCTCCCGCACGGCCCGCCTCGGCGCCCGCCGCTGGGGCCCGCGCTTCCTCGCCGCCTACGAGCAGATCGCCTACCCGGCCGCGGACCACCCGGCGGACGCGGCCCTGCTCGCGGCCTTCGCCGCCCACCCGGTGCACGAGGCCCTGGCCGCGGCGGCCGGACTGCGGCCGTCCGTGGACATCTCGGTGACCTGAAGCATGACCCCACGGGTCTCAGGCTTGCGGGCGCAGCTTCCGGGAAGGCGAGCCGCTGAGCGGGCAGGCTGGTCGGCAGACAGCCCGTCCGCACCGCACCACCGAGGAAGTTGACGTCATGACCGACAAGCTCTCCGTGAGCGTCCTGGGCACCGGCATCATGGGCGCCGCGATGGCCCGCAACCTGGCGCGCGCCGGGCACACCGTCCACGCCTGGAACCGCACCCGTGCCAAGGCCGAGCCGCTGGCCGCCGAGGGCGTGCACATCGCCGACACCCCCGCGCAGGCGGTCCGGGACACCGACGTCGTCCTGACCATGCTCTACGACGGCCCCGCCGCCCTGGACACGATGCGGGAGGCCGCCCCCGCCCTGCGTCCGGGCGCCGCCTGGGTGCAGTCCACGACCGCCGGCGTCGAGGCCGTCGGCGACCTCGCCGCCTTCGCCCGCGAACACGGCCTGGTCTTCTACGACGCGCCCGTCCTGGGCACCCGGCAGCCCGCCGAGGCCGGGCAGCTGACCGTGCTCGCCGCCGGCCCCGTCGAGGGCCGGGACACGGTGACGCCGGTCTTCGATGCCATCGGCGCCCGCACCGTGTGGGCCGGCGAGGACGGGGCGACCGGCGGCGCCACCCGGCTGAAGCTGGTCGCCAACAGCTGGGTCCTCGCCGTGACCGCAGCCGCCGGTGAGGCCCTGGCACTGGCGAAGGGCCTCGGCATCGACCCGCGCGGTTTCCTCGACCTCATCGCCGGCGGTCCGCTCGACATGGGCTACTTGCACGCCAAGTCCGGGCTGGTCCTCGAAGACCGGCTCACACCGCCCCAGTTCGCGGTGACCACCGCCGCCAAGGACGCCCGCCTCATCGTCGAGGCCGGTGCGGACCACGGAGTCCGCCTGGACGTGGCCGAAGCCGCCGCAGCCCGCATGGAGCGTGCCGCCGCCCAGGGCCACGGCGACGAGGACATGGCCGCCGCCTACTTCGCGAGTTTCGACGAAAACCCGTCCGCCTGATCACCCGGGAGGTTCCCCCATGTCCAAGCCGCCGCTGCCGCCCGAGGCCGAGGCCCTGCTGAGCCGGCCGAACCCGTGCGTCATGGCCACGCTGCGCTCCGACGGCACACCGGTTTCCACCGCGACCTGGTACGCGTGGAAAGACGGCCGGGTGCTGATCAACCTCGACGAGGGCCGGGTCCGCCTGAAGCACCTGCGCCGCGACCCGCGCGTGACGCTCACCGTCCTCGCCGAGGACAACTGGTACACCCACGTCACCCTCATCGGCCGCGTCACCGAGATGTACGACGACAAGGACCTGGCCGACATCGACCTGCTCTCCCGGCACTACGGCGGCAAGCCCTACCCGAACCGCGTCCGGCCCCGGGTCAGCGCCTGGATCGAGGTCGACCGCTGGCACGGCTGGGGCGAGCTGAAGGACAACGACCAGGCCATGGGCTGAGACCGGGAACCATACGGCATCCCGCGGCCGCCGCCCACCGAGCGGGCGGCGGCCGTCGAGCACTTCCTCTCGCGCCGCAGACACGCCTTGATGCGCTGGTGGTACACGCCGCCCTGCCCGTCTACTCCCCGCGAGGTACGCGCACTGCCGCTGGCCGTACGACGACCGGGGACCCCTCGCGGGGCGACGCTCGGAAGCGAAAGCGAGACATCGCGACAACGCCTCCGAGGAGTTGAACGACATGCAGACCCTGGCGAACTTCGGTGACGGCGGCCCCGGCCCGTGGATCCTGCTCTTCCCGGTGATCTGGGCACTGGTCATCGGCGGCGGCCTCGTGCTGCTGCGCCGCACGGTGTGGCACGGACGCCGCGGCGGCCCCTGGCGGCAGCCCCCGGCCGGGAACGACTCGCCCATCGCCGTCCTCGGACACCGCTTCGCCTCCGGCGAGATCGACGAGGACGAGTACTGGCGCCGGCTGTCCGTGCTGGACGAGGAGTTCGGCCGCAAGGGAGGTGCGGCATGACCAGCACGACCGCCACGACGACCACGCGGCCCGCCGCCCGGGTCGTCGACGCGGTGAAGGTGTACGGCGGTGGTGACACCGCCGTACGCGCCCTCGACGGCGTGACCGTGAGTTTCCCGGCCGGCCGCTTCACCGCGATCATGGGGCCCTCGGGCTCCGGCAAGTCCACCCTGATGCACTGCGCGGCCGGTCTGGACACGCTCACCTCGGGTACCGCCCGCATCGGCGACACCGACCTGGGCGGCCTCGACGACCGCCGCCTCACGCTCCTGCGCCGCGACCGCGTGGGCTTCGTGTTCCAGGCGTACAACCTGGTGCCGACACTCACCGTCGCGGAGAACATCAGGCTGCCCCTGGACCTGGCGGGAGTCCGCGGCGACCCGGGGTGGATCGACACGCTGATCGATGTCGTCGGACTGCGTGACCGGCTCCACCACCGGCCCGCCGAGCTCTCCGGCGGACAGCAGCAACGCGTCGCCGTGGCCCGGGCGTTCGCCGGACAGCCGGACGTCGTCTTCGCCGACGAGCCGACCGGCAACCTCGACTCGCGCTCCGGCGAGGAGGTGCTCGGCCTGCTCGGTCGCACCGTACGCGAGACGCGGCGCACGGTCGTCATGGTCACCCACGATCCCGTGGCCGCCGCGCACGCCGACGAGGTCGTCTTCCTCGCCGACGGACGCCTGGTCGACCGCATGGAGTCCCCGACCGCCGACCGGGTCCTGGACCGGATGAAGGCCTTCGAGGTGCCCTCATGAACGCCTCGGTCCGCCTGGGCGTGTCCTCCCTGCGCGCCCACCGGCGGCGCTTCGCCGGTACGTTCCTCGCCGTGTTCCTGGGCGTGGCGTTCCTGGCCGGGACGCTCGTCATGGGCGACACGCTGCGCGCCGGCTTCGACTCCATGTTCGGCAACGCGACCAGCGGCACCGACGCCGTGGTGCGCAGCGCCGACGCCATCACCACGCCCGGCGAGAGCCAGGGCGTGCGGCAGCCGATCGCCACCGACCTGGTCGGGACCATCGAGAAGGTCCCGGGAGTCGCGGCCGCCGTTCCCGACATCCAGGGCGCCGGGCAGCTCCTGGGCGCCGATGGCGACCCGATCGGCGGACAGGGCCCGCCCACCCTCGCCGGCAACTGGATCACCGACCCGGAGCTCAACCCCTACCAGCTCGCCGAGGGGCGCGCCCCGCGGAAGTCCGGCGAGGTCGTCGTCAACCGCGGCACCGCCGAGAAGGGCGACCTGAAGATCGGCGACACGACCACCCTGCGCACCCCCGACCCGGTCCGGGTGACCATCGTCGGCCTCGCCACCTTCGGCGGCGAGGACGGCATGGCACAGGTGACCTTCACCGGGATGACCGTGGCCGACGCGGAGAAGTACCTCACGGCACGGCCGGGCGAGGCGGCGAGCATCCAGGTGCGAGCCGGTCCCGGGGTGAGCCAGCGGGAGCTCGTCGACCGGCTGACACCCGCCCTGCCCAAGGGGGTCGAGGCCATCACCGGCCAGGAGTCGGCCGAGGAGAACAACGAGATGATCTCCAGCCAGTTCCTGAGCATCTTCACGCTCTTCCTGCTGGTGTTCTCCGGCATCGCCCTGCTGGTGGCGACCTTCTCCATCCACAACACCTTCGCCATCGTCGTCGCCCAACGCACTCGCGAGAACGCCCTGTTGCGGGCGCTGGGCGCCTCCCGCCGCCAGGTCACCGTCACCACTCTGGTGGAGGCCACCGCCGTGGCCGTGACCGCGTCCCTGGCCGGCCTCGTGGGCGGCATCGGCATCGCGGCCGGGCTCCAGGCGCTGTTCCCGGCCATCGGCTTTCCGTTCCCCGAGGGCGAGCTGGTGGTCAAGGCCCTGTCCCTGGCGCTGCCGCTGGCCGTCGGCATCGTGGTCTGCCTGGGCTCCGCCCTGCTGCCCGCCGTACGCGCCGGCCGCACCGCACCCCTGGCAGCCCTTCGCGAGACGGCCGTCGACACCTCCGGCGCGTCCCGCCTGCGGGCCGTCACCGGGACGGGCCTGGTCGCGCTGGCCCTCGCCCTCACGCTGGCCGGCGTCCTGGTGTCACCGTCCGTCTGGCTGGCGGGGGCCGGCGCAGTGCTGGCCCTGGTCGCCTTCGTGGTGCTCGGCCCGGTCGCCTCCGCCACCGCCGTCCGGATCCTCGGCAGCCCCCTCGACCGGCTGCGCGGTGTCACCGGGGTCCTGGCCCGGCAGGGCGCCCTGCGCAGTCCGAAGCGCACCGCGGCCACCGCCAGTGCCCTGATGATCGGCGTGGCGGTCGTGTCGCTGTTCACGGTGTTCGGCGCCTCGCTGAAGGCCACCATGGACCAGACCGTGTCCCGGTCCTTCGCGGGCGACGTCGCCGTCAGCGCCCCGTCGTTCGGTGCGGGCGGCAGCGGACTGAGCCCGAGGCTGGCCGGCGCGGTCCAGGAGCTGCCCCAGGTGAACACGGCGGTCGGACTCGGCCGCGGTGTCGCCGAGGTCGACGGCAAGGGCCGGGCCCTCACGGTCACCGACCCGGTCGCCCTGGAACGCACCTTCGACCTCGGCAGGATCGACGGCTCCCTGCGCGACCTGGGCACCGACGGCATCGCCATCACCGAGAAGGAGGCCGACCGGCAGCACCTCACCACCGGGTCGAAGGCACACCTCACCTTCACCGACGGCAGGAAGGAGACCTTCACCGTCCGCGCGGTCTACGGGCAGTCCGAACTCGCCGGCGACTACGTCATCACCCGCGCCGCCTGGGCCCCGCACCGCACCCAGGACTCCGACACCCTCGTCGCCGTCACGTTCAAGGACGGCGTGAGCACGGACGCGGGCAAGGCGGCGGTGGAGAAGGCCGCCGCCCGGTACGGCAACCCGGAGGTCCAGACCCGCGACGAGTACGCGCAGTCCTCGGCCGGCGGCATCGACATGATGCTCACCCTGGTCTACGCCCTGCTCGCCCTCGCCGTGGTCATCGCGCTCCTCGGCATCGCCAACACCCTGACCCTGGCGATCCACGAACGCACCCGGGAACTCGGGCTGCTGCGGGCCGTCGGCCAGACCCGCTCCCAGCTGCGGGCCATGGTCCGCTGGGAGTCGGTCCTCGTCGCCGCCTTCGGCACGGCCGGCGGGCTCGCCCTCGGCGCCTTCCTCGGCTGGGTCCTCGTCAGGGCCTCGGACGGCGCCAGTGACAGTGCCTTCGCCTTCGCCATGCCGCCCGCGCAACTCGTGGTCGTGGCCCTCGTGGGTCTCGCGGCCGGCGCCCTCGCGGGGCTGCGCCCGGCCCGGCGCGCGGCACGCCTGGATGTGCTGCGGGCCATCGCCACCGAGTGACTCGGGGGGGCGTCCGCGAAGTCCCGCCGTCCGGGCGGACGACGGGACTTCCGGGACACGCCCTACGTCCCGGAGCCACACCCGGCGGCGTACGCCCCCGCGGCACCCGTGCAAACGGTGGTCACCGCCCGGTCAACCGGCAACGGCGGACCGGGCGGGAGCATGTTCGGGCCGCAGCCCGTCGGCGGCGTGCCCGACCTCCGCGAACCTGCGCGCGGGTTTCTCCAGGACCGTGCGCCGGGCCGGGCGCGACGGCGCCGCCACCGCGGCGGAGGTCGTCGGAAGGGTGAACCACACGACCTTGCCGGACTCCCCGTCCGGCCGGACGCCCCAGCTCTCGCTCATGGCGGCCACCATCGCGAGCCCGCGCCCGCAGGTCGCCAGCGGATCGGCGTCGTCGACCACGGGCATCCGCGGGTCGTGGTCACGCACCGAGACCGTGAGCCGGTCGAGCAGCAGCTCTATCTCCACGGTGCACGTCTTGTCGGGCTGGGCATGCCGGTGGACGTTGGACAACAGCTCCGTCACCCCGAGCGAGGCCCGGTCGATCAGAGCGTCCAGATGCCAGTAGCGCAACTGCGCAGATACGATTCTGCGGACCTGGCCGATCCGCGACGGCAGGGCTTGGAGCTCCACCGTGCAGTGCCTGCTTGGGTAGCTGATCACGGCTGCGACTCCCCGACGTGAGGTCCGGAAGAACACGGAGTTCGGATCCAGCAGGGCGCCTTCGTGACGCTGCCGCCCGCTGTCGTGGCCGGCGGGCTGGTTCGCAGCGTTATCGCCGGTAAACCCAGAGTGACGTGAGACCAGAGTGACGCAGGGGGTGGGTTACCGCAACTCGCGGACATCTCAGTCGCCGCGCCCCGCCGCCCTGCGCACGGCCTCGATGAAGCGCCGTGCGGCCGGCGGCCCCGGCTCGCCCGGAGCGGGGTCGTGGTCGCCCAGGGTGAGCTGGTAGCGATTGCCGTTGAGATCCGCCGTGGCCCGGTCATCGGGGCCGAACCAGGGCTTGGAGGCGCGCACCGCCTGCACCGGCGCGCTGTCGATCTCACTGCCGTAGCTGGTCAGCAACTCGAGCCGGCCGTCGCTGATCCGGACCTGGCCGGCCCGGGTGAGCGAACGCAGCCGCTTCCCGATCCGCACGCCCGTGGCCCTGAACTCCGGCTCCGCCATGCCACCCGCCCCCTTGTGCGCGTCGGTGCACCGGCCCGCCCTCTGCGCGGTACCCGGCACAGGCTCGTGTCCTGATCCAGTGTGCCCCCGTCCGGAGACCTGCTCCGGTGGTGCGTCGTACCCCTGCCGGTACCCCGTGCGGAGCCCCGGTCCCGCGGTGAAGTCTGCCCCCACCCGGCGTCGAGCACCAGTACAGCAGACCCCCTCTCCAGGGGGCGCCCGGAGCACATACGCAAGTGCGCCCCCGGGACCGCGCGCCCCCTTGCCCCGGGCCCTGCCCCAGGGGGCGCTTTGGGGGGCTCAAAGGTACGTTTATGCAGGTGAGAAGCGTGAGCAAGGTGCTTATGATCGGGGTGTCGGCCGCGCGACGCGTCGTCGGCGCGCAGCGTTAGGAGCCCCCTCGTGAGCACTCCCCAGCAGACCCGGACCGGCGTGACCCTCGACGTCGACCACAGCGACGCCGCCTACCGGGCGTGGCTGAAAGAAGCCGTCCGCAGAGTCCAGGCCGACGCCAACCGCTCGGCCGACACGCACCTCCTCCAGTTCCCCCTGCCCGAGCGGTGGGGCGTCGACCTCTACCTGAAGGACGAGTCCACCCACCCCACCGGCAGCCTCAAACACCGGCTGGCCCGCTCCCTCTTCCTCTACGGCCTCTGCAACGGCTGGATCCGGCCGGACCGCCCGGTGATCGAGGCCTCCAGCGGCTCCACGGCCGTCTCCGAGGCGTACTTCGCGAAGCTCATCGGCGTGCCCTTCATCGCTGTCATGCCGCGCACGACGAGCGCCGAGAAGATCCGCCTCATCGAGTTCCACGCCGGCCGGTGCCACTTCGTGGACGACCCCCGCACGATGTACGAGGAGTCCGCCCGACTCGCGGCCGAGACCGGCGGCCACTACATGGACCAGTTCACCTACGCCGAACGGGCCACGGACTGGCGCGGCAACAACAACATCGCCGAGTCCATCTTCCGTCAGCTGCGCAGGGAGCGGTTCCCCGAGCCGGCGTGGATCGTCGCCACGGCGGGCACCGGCGGCACCTCGGCGACCCTCGCGCGCTACGTCCACTACATGCAGTACGACACGCGCGTCTGCGTGGCCGACCCGGAGAACTCGTGCTTCTTCGAGGGCTGGACCACCGGCGATCCGGACGTCACGTGCGACTGCGGCTCCCGCATCGAGGGCATCGGCAGGCCCCGCATGGAACCGAGCTTCGTGCCCGGCGCGATCGACCGGATGATGAAGGTGCCCGACGCGGCCAGTGTCGCCGCGGTACGGGCACTGGAGCGCGCCATCGGCCGCAAAGCGGGCGGCTCGACCGGCACGGGCCTGTGGAGCGCGCTGAAGATCGTCTCGGAGATGGTGTCCGAGGGACGGCGGGGCAGCGTCGTGACGCTGCTGTGCGACCCGGGGGACCGGTATCTCGACAAGTACTACTCGGACACCTGGCTGGCCGCCCAGGGGCTGGACATCGGGCCGTACACGGCCGCGATCGACTCGCTGCTGGAGACGGGGGTCTGGCCCGACTGACACGGCACCCCGGGCCTGCCGCCGGCGCGGCGCTACGACGCCGCAAGTCTCCGCTCCAGCGCCGTGACGGCGTCCCGGAAGGCCTTGGCCTGAGCCGCCCGTACCGGCTTCATGGCGAGCCGGTACGCCGCCGTCCCGTCGGTCGCGAACGTCCACCGCACCCGGGTCCCGGTACCTGCCGGGGCGAGCCGCCACTCCTCGACGATCGCGCGCACCCCGGGCACGTTGGTGACGTCGACGCGATAGGCGTACACCTCGGGTTCCCATGCCGCGATGATCGACTCCCGGAACCGGACGCCTCCCACGAGCCGGATGTCGCGCCCCTTCCCGCCGTCGATCGGGCGGGCGGCCGTCACCTGGGGGAACCAGTCGGCCCAGCCGGGCACGTCCTCCAGCGCGTGGAAGACCGCGTCCACCGGAGCAGAGATCTCGCGCGCGGAGACGTGCCGTACGGGCGCGACCCCGACGAAGTCGAGCCCCACCGGGCGCAGACGGTGAGCCATGGACGAAGCCCTCCCTGACGGCAGCGGGCGATGACCGGCAGCGTCACCCTAGCTGGCGGCCCGTCAGATGTCTCCACCCTCCTCGGGTTCGGGCTCCCCGGCCACCACCAGCCGTCGTAGATGCTCCACGACCACACCGCGCGCCTCGTCCGGCAGACCGGCGTCCGTCACGAGCGTGTCGATCCGCTCCAGCGAGGCGAACGAACTCAGACCGACCTTGCCCCACTTGGTGTGGTCGGCGACCACCACCACGCGCCGGGCCGACTGCACGAGCCGCCGGTTCGTCTCCGCCTCCGCGAGGTTCGGCGTCGACAGGCCGGCCTCGACCGATATGCCGTGCACCCCGAGGAACAGCAGGTCGAAGTGGAGCGCCGCGATCGCCTGGTCGGCGACCGGCCCCACCAGCGAGTCGGACGGCGTGCGCACACCGCCGGTCAGCACGACCGTGGCCGCGCCCTGCCGCGGCCCCGAGGTGCGCTGCGCCGCGTGGAAGACGTCGGCCACCCGCACCGAGTTGGTGACCACCGTCAGGTCCGGCACGTCCAGCAGTTGCTGCGCCAGCGCGTACGTCGTCGTACCGCCGGACAGGGCGATCGCCGCGCCCGGCGCGACCAGCTTGGCCGCTTCCCGCGCGATGTCCTCCTTGGCGGTCAGTTCCAGCCCCGACTTGGCCTCGAAGCCCGGTTCGTGCGTACTCGCCTCGACCACCGGGACCGCGCCGCCGTGCACCTTCTCCAGCACGCCCTGACGGGCGAGCGCGTCGAGGTCGCGGCGGACCGTCATGTCCGACACGCCGAGCTTGCGGGTCAGCTCGTTGACCCGGACCCCGCCCCGGCGGCGGACCTCGTCGAGGATCAGGGATCGCCGCTGCTCCGCGAGGAGGTTCTGATTCTCGCTCACGTACGCTCCGGTCCTTTCGCCTCAATGCCGTCCGTCAGGCCCAGCACACCTGCGCCAACCAGGACATTCTCCCCGGCTCCGGTGCGCGGACGCCTCATCCTCGCATGTCGCGGAGCAGGTGGCGCCACCGACCGCTCGTCGCG from Streptomyces chartreusis NRRL 3882 harbors:
- a CDS encoding DeoR/GlpR family DNA-binding transcription regulator, whose amino-acid sequence is MSENQNLLAEQRRSLILDEVRRRGGVRVNELTRKLGVSDMTVRRDLDALARQGVLEKVHGGAVPVVEASTHEPGFEAKSGLELTAKEDIAREAAKLVAPGAAIALSGGTTTYALAQQLLDVPDLTVVTNSVRVADVFHAAQRTSGPRQGAATVVLTGGVRTPSDSLVGPVADQAIAALHFDLLFLGVHGISVEAGLSTPNLAEAETNRRLVQSARRVVVVADHTKWGKVGLSSFASLERIDTLVTDAGLPDEARGVVVEHLRRLVVAGEPEPEEGGDI